CGCTGTCGATCAGGACCGTTTCGGCTTTCGGAAACGACGACAAATGAACCGACAGATCGCTTTCCTTGGTCAGGTTACGGTATAGCCAGTCGGCGAAGAAAGGCGCGATGGGCGACATTAGCTTGGAAACCGTTGTCAGGCACTCGTGCAGCGTTTCGTAGGCCGCCCGTTTATCTTCCGCCGAACTGCCCTGTGCCGAACCCGTCCAGAACCGCCGACGCGACAGCCGCACGTACCAGTTCGACAACTGATCGTTGACAAAATCCTGGATGGCCCGGCCCGCTTTCGTGGGGTTATAATTTTCAAACTGCTGCTCAACTTCCAGCACCAGCGACTGCAATTTTGACAGAATCCAGCGGTCCAGTTCCGGGCGTTGCTCCACGGGGACGGTCCGTACGCCGTCAAAATCAAACTGATCGAGGTTGGCGTACAGCGCGAAGAACGAGTACGTGTTGTAAAGCGTACCGAAAAACCGGCGCTGCACCTCGGCAATACCGTCTAGGTTAAACTTCAGGTTATCCCAGGGCTCGGCGTTGGTAATCATGTACCAGCGGGTCGCGTCGGCGCCGTAGGTTTCCAGCGTCGTGAACGGATCGATGGCGTTGCCCAGCCGCTTCGACATTTTGTTGCCGTTTTTGTCGAGCACCAGACCCGTCGAAACCACGTTTTTGAAGGCGACCGACGACTCGGCTTTCCCGTCCAGCGTGCCCAGCATCCCCGAGATGGCGTGGAGCGTGAAGAACCAGCCCCGCGTTTGGTCAACGCCCTCCGAAATAAAATCCGCCGGATACGCTTTCTCAAAAATATCCTTGTTCTCGAACGGATAATGCCACTGCGCGTACGGCATGGCCCCCGAATCAAACCAAACGTCGATCAGGTCCGGTTCGCGTTGCAGCACCTTGCCCGAGTCGGACAGCAGGTACAGCTCATCCACGTAAGGCCGGTGCAGGTCGTAATCGCCCGACGCCAGTTTTTGCAGATAGGCTTCATTTTTAGCCGTTTGGTCTTCCGACAACCCGCCCGACGCCACGGCTTTTTCGACTTCCGCTTTCAGTTCGGCAACCGAGCCAATGCAAACTTCTTCACCGACGTCGTTGCGCCAGATGGGCAGTGGGGTTCCCCAGAACCGGCTACGGCTCAGGTTCCAGTCAACCAGGTTTTCGAGCCAGTTGCCAAACCGTCCGGTACCGGTGCTTTCGGGATTCCAGTTGATGGTTTTGTTCAGTTCCACCAGTTGGTCCTTAACGGCCGTCGTGCGGATAAACCAGCTATCGAGCGGGTAGTACAGCACCGGCTTGTCGGTCCGCCAGCAGTGCGGGTAGGGGTGTTCGTACTTCTCGACGTGAAACGCCTTGCCTTCTCCCTTGAGCTTGATGGCAATCAATACATCGGTGGGCCGGAACTCCGGTTCGTCCTGCTCCTCGTCCGAGTAATACTGTTCTTTCACGTACCGGCCGCCAAACTCACCCATTTCCTTCACAAACCGGCCCTGTTTATCGACAATCGGTACTTCCTTGCCGTTTTCATCCTTCACCATGATGGACGGAATGCCGTTTTGCTGAGCAACCCGGAAGTCGTCGGCCCCGAAGGTGGGGGAGGTGTGCACCACGCCCGTACCGTCTTCGGTCGTTACGAAATCGCCGAGGATCACGCGGAAAGCCGGTCGGTCGGGCTGGACGTAGGGAAGAAGCTGCTCGTACTCAATACCGGCCAGATCCGCGCCCTTAAACTCGCCCACGATCGTCCAGGGTACCAGTTTTTTGTCCGAAGCCGCGTAGCCCTCGAAATCGCCGTCTTTGCCCTTTTCGTTGAACCAGCGGCCCGTCAGCGCCTTGGCCAGCACTACGTGTACGGGTTCGTGGGTGTACGGGTTGAATGTCTTCACCAGCACGTAATCAATATCTTTTCCCACGGTTAGCGCCGAGTTGGCGGGCAGCGTCCAGGGCGTTGTCGTCCAGGCCAAGATGTAGGGCGTTGCCTCCTCCAGGTCGCCAAAGACCCGCGCGGTTTGCTCCGACGATTTGGTTTTAAACATCGCCACAATCGTCGTGTCCTTCACGTCTTTGTAGGTGCCGGGCATGTTCAGCTCGTGCGACGACAGACCCGTTCCGGCTTTGGGCGAATATGGCTGAATGGTGTAGCCTTTGTAAAGCAGACCCTTCTTGTAAAGCTCCTTGAGCAGGTACCAGATGGATTCGATGTATTCGGTATGGTAGGTAACGTACGGCTTGTCGAGGTCAACCCAGTAGCCCATTTTCTCGGTCAGGTCGTTCCACATGTCCGTGAATTTCATTACGGCTTCGCGGCACTTCTGGTTGTACTCCTCGATGCTGATTCCGCCTTCCGATGCGGGTTTGCCGATGTGATCTTTGTTAATACCCAGTTCTTTTTCAACCTGCAACTCAATGGGCAGCCCGTGCGTATCCCAGCCGCCCTTGCGCTTCACCTGAAAACCCTGGAGCGTTTTATACCGGCAGAAAATATCCTTAATCGACCGCGCCATCACGTGGTGAATACCCGGCTTGCCGTTGGCCGACGGTGGTCCTTCGTAAAACGTAAACGTGGGTTGGCCTTCGCGCGTTTCGATCGATTGTTCGAAGACGCGGTTGGCTTTCCAGAACGCTAAGATATCGTTGGTAACCTGCGCGTAGTTCAGGTTTTTGTATTCTTTGTAACTCACGGTATTTCTGGATTTGAAATCAGGTGCAAAGATACGGAAAATTGAGCGGAACGCATGGGCCGACTTGGAAGACTACTGAACCGGATGCATTTTTACGGACGCGGTTTTTGGGCCACGGAAAAATGCCCCGGGCCATTCAGAGAGTTTTTGATTTTTTTGTAACTTTATTAGTACCTTGGTATTAAAATTGTTCAATTCAGTGCGGAAACGGGAGCCGGACCGATCTGTATTTTCCCGAAGGAAGGGGTCAATGTGGGAGAGCCGTCTCAGCAGCTAATGAAGATTTGTTGGACTAATATTGTATGGCATGAATGAATTGGAGCGATCAGCAGGAAATGCTTCCCAATGGCACCTCCGCACCCCTACTGATCAACGGGCTTTATACGATCGATTCGGCGCAATGGCTTACGGAGTTATTTTGCAAATACTCCCCCAAACCCACTTGGCGCAGGAAGCACTGATCGACGTTTTTACGTCGGGGCAGCTGCCTTCTTTTATGAATTCGTCGGGTAGTCCTGCGATTGCAATTATTAAGCTGGCCCGCTTGAAAGCGCTCGAGCTGAAAGCGAAAACCAGGGAACGGAACACCGCTATTGCCGAACCAATAACGTCGGCGAGCAGTTATTCTCCCGAGTTTATTTTTGATTTGTCCTTCCGTCAGGGTTATTCGTTTGAAGCCATTTCTGATCAGTTTGGACTATCAAAACCGGAGATATTAAAAGCCGTTCGGGATTTCATTCATCTGTATCGTCGGTCGTAATTACGCACAAAGTTGGATATTCAGAATTACATACATAGTGGGGTTTTGGAGGCCTATTTGTTGGGGCTAGCCTCGGAAGAGGAAGAGCAGGAAGTTCAGCAAATGAAGGTACTTTACCCGGAAGTGTCTTCGGCTTTAAACGAGCTTGAAATTCAAATCGAACAGTATTGTCTGGATAACGCCGTACCTCCACCGCCGGGCACCTGGGAGCTGATTCAGGCCCGGACAACCGGGAAGGATATTAAGAAGCGCGATCAGAATGGGCAGGACCGGCAGAGAAAGGCCGCGCCCAAACCCGATAAGCCGGATTACCTGGAAGTTGAGGTAAGTGACTCATTTATCCGGGTGCACAAGCTTTGGCGGCTCGCTTTTTTAATCGTTTTTATTCTGTCAAAAATATTCCTGGTCGCGGGTTTGTATTACTATTTCAAAGCCGATAGCCAGCAGGAGGAAATCGAACGGCTTAAAACCGTCATTCAGCAGCAGCAAACCGTTCGCTAACTCTCCAAGATCTTCTGGCTGAACCATCTACAAGTTTGGCCAGTTTCCTTCTTTCATATCCGCAAGCTTCAACTTACGCGGGTCAATGACCACGTATTTAATCTTTTTCCGGTGATGGGTGTACGTAATATGCACCAGCCCGTCGCGGGACTGGATAACCGCCGGGTACGAAAATTCACTGCCCGGTTCGTTTTCGAGCACCACAGCCGCCTGCCATTTCTCTCCATCGGGCGACAGCGCCACATTCAGCGGTGACCGACCTTTTGGCGTATGGTTGTAGACCAGCAACTGCCGCCCGTCGCGCAGCGTCACGGCATCGGTCCCGGAATTGGGGTTG
This Larkinella insperata DNA region includes the following protein-coding sequences:
- the ileS gene encoding isoleucine--tRNA ligase, with translation MSYKEYKNLNYAQVTNDILAFWKANRVFEQSIETREGQPTFTFYEGPPSANGKPGIHHVMARSIKDIFCRYKTLQGFQVKRKGGWDTHGLPIELQVEKELGINKDHIGKPASEGGISIEEYNQKCREAVMKFTDMWNDLTEKMGYWVDLDKPYVTYHTEYIESIWYLLKELYKKGLLYKGYTIQPYSPKAGTGLSSHELNMPGTYKDVKDTTIVAMFKTKSSEQTARVFGDLEEATPYILAWTTTPWTLPANSALTVGKDIDYVLVKTFNPYTHEPVHVVLAKALTGRWFNEKGKDGDFEGYAASDKKLVPWTIVGEFKGADLAGIEYEQLLPYVQPDRPAFRVILGDFVTTEDGTGVVHTSPTFGADDFRVAQQNGIPSIMVKDENGKEVPIVDKQGRFVKEMGEFGGRYVKEQYYSDEEQDEPEFRPTDVLIAIKLKGEGKAFHVEKYEHPYPHCWRTDKPVLYYPLDSWFIRTTAVKDQLVELNKTINWNPESTGTGRFGNWLENLVDWNLSRSRFWGTPLPIWRNDVGEEVCIGSVAELKAEVEKAVASGGLSEDQTAKNEAYLQKLASGDYDLHRPYVDELYLLSDSGKVLQREPDLIDVWFDSGAMPYAQWHYPFENKDIFEKAYPADFISEGVDQTRGWFFTLHAISGMLGTLDGKAESSVAFKNVVSTGLVLDKNGNKMSKRLGNAIDPFTTLETYGADATRWYMITNAEPWDNLKFNLDGIAEVQRRFFGTLYNTYSFFALYANLDQFDFDGVRTVPVEQRPELDRWILSKLQSLVLEVEQQFENYNPTKAGRAIQDFVNDQLSNWYVRLSRRRFWTGSAQGSSAEDKRAAYETLHECLTTVSKLMSPIAPFFADWLYRNLTKESDLSVHLSSFPKAETVLIDSDLETSMQLGQDICSLVHSLRKGHKIKVRQPLTKVLIPVLNETTRRQIEHVSPIIQSEVNVKTVEFIDDASGILKKKIKPNFKTLGPKFGPMMKDVATTINTMTEDDIRKLEAAGTMQLGIGEITLADVEIRTEDVPGWIVASQNGLTVALDVTITPELRQEGIARDFINRIQNLRKDQNFDVTDKIRIELEESSGEGPNDVLTTAIQTHKDYICQEVQALSLDLVSDLNGNATEIEMDEFRLRLKVAVA